One Archangium violaceum genomic window, GCGTGGTGGACTTCTACCGGAAGCATGTGGGCGCCGACGAGGGCTACGTCATCCCCACCGATGACGCGAGCACGCTCGGGACCAACAGCTCCCACCTGGAAGTCCACATGAAGGACCTGGCCTGAGGGTCAGGAGACAACTCCCCCCGTGCCCAGCGCCACCTCCTGCAGCAGCGCGTGGCGGAGCAGCATCAGGCCCGAGTAGCGCTCCTCGATGAGCGCGGCCTGCTCGGGCGTGAGAACCTCGCGCGCCGCCTGCCGGGCGGTGGGAACGCCGGCGCCATTGAGCAGGACATGCAGGTAGAGCCCGGGCAACCCGCCGTTCAGGAGCCGGTTGCCCGCGACCACATGGGACTCGAAGAAGGCGTCGTCGGGCCGCTGGCCGTAGGCCAGGAGCATCGACTCGATGCGCGTGGTGTCGGCCATGTTCCGCGTGGCCGGGTGCTGGGCCAGCTTCGGGGCCAGGAGCGCGGCGAAGCGCTGGCACCAGGCGCGGAGGGCGGGCTCGGGCAGGGGAAGGAGCGGCTCCTGCTCGGAGAGGCCGAGCACCTGACGCAGGTCCCGGTAGATCTCCTTGCGCTGTTCGAACGGCAGGGTCCAGAGACCCTTTTTCAAGGCGTTCAATGCATCCATGGAAGCCTCCTCGGTGGCGCGAGTCTGCACCGGAATCCCCGTCTGCGTCACGGAACCTCGGAGCCCAGGGCCGCGCTCCAGATCGCGAACCAGTCCTGCAGCTCCATCTCCAGCGAGAGCGCACCCGCGGCCGAGGTGATGCGCTCGAGCCGGTTGGTGCCCACGACCGGGATGATCCGGGACGGATGCCGCAACAGCCAGGCGAGGAGGAACTGCTCCTGATCCGCTCCGTACCGGCGCGCCAGCTCCGCCAGTACCGCGCGCACCCGCGTCTCGGCCTCGCCCTGCCCCGTCGCCAGCCGCCCCCCGGCCAGCGGCGACCAGGCCATGGGGGAGATCCGCGCCCGCATGCATTGGTCGAGCGTCCCATCCTGGAAGGCCGCCAGCCGAAGTGGGTGTATCTCCACCTGATTCGTCACCAGGGACACCGTCAACCGGGAGGCCAACATGTCGAACTGGGACGGGGTGAAGTTGGACACGCCCAGGTGGCGCACCTTCCCCTGCCCCACCAACTGTTGCAGCGCCTCGGCGACTTCATCTGGATCCAACATCGGGCTCGGCCGGTGCAGGAGCAGGACGTCGAGATGGTCCGTGGCCAGGTTGCGCAGCGAGCTCTCCACGGACTCGACGATGTGCCGCCGCGAGTAGTCGTAGTGCTTGAGCCGGTTGTTCGGTCGCGCCGGGTTCACCAGCATGATGCCGCACTTGGTCACCAGCTCCATCTTCTGACGCAGTCCGGGGTGGGCCCGCAGCGCGGCGCCGAACGCGGCCTCGCACTGGTAACCGCCGTAGATGTCGGCATGGTCGAAGGTGGTGATGCCGTGATCCAGACAGGTCTGGATCCTGGCCAGCACCTGCTGGACCTCGGCGCCACCGGGCACGGCCATCAACCGCCACAAGCCGTAGGCCACCCGGGAGACCTCGGGGCCCGAGGGCGCCATCCTCACGCGCATGGGAATGCTCATGCGCCCTACCCTAGATCACCGCCGTGAAGTCCTCGTAGCCCTGGATGAGCCACGCCCTGGCGCGGGACTCGCCGCCGTCCGCTCCGTTCGTGTCGTGATGGCGCAGGGGGCCGAAGTCCAGGCCCGTCAGACGTTCGATCTCCGCCACGGTGCCGCGCCCGTTCTATCGGATCTCCCATGGCCCTCGAGCTCGACGCCACCGCGGCGGCCCCCATGAACGGGGCCGCCGCCAGGAAGCCGTCAGGCGGCCGAGGTGGACAACGACGACCCCGAGCCGTCGTTGTCCCTCAGCTCCGCGAGCAGCCGCTCCCCCTCCTGCTCATCGATGGGGGTGAAGCGCTCGAGGTCCGGACGGTAGACATGCACCTGCGCGCGGCCGATGTCGAACCACCAGCCGTGCAGCCGCAACGTGCCGGCCTCCACGCGCTCGCGCACCAGGGGATAGGTGCGCAGGTGCTCGAGCTGCTGCAGCACGTTGAGCTGGCTGAGCCGATCCGCCGGGGGCAACCCCTCGCCCAGCTTTCCGCCGCCGCGCTCGAGCGCCTCCAGGGCGGGCCGGCCGAGCGCCAGCCAGCTGCCGAGGTTGGGGGTCCGCTGATCGTTGTACCCCGCCAGCACCGCCTTCATGGCGCCGCAGCCGGAGTGCCCGCACACCACCACATCCACCACCGGCAGATGCAGCAGGGCGTACTCCACCGCCGCCGCCTCGGACCGATCGCCCAGCGACTGGCCGGCCGAGTCCGAGGGCGCCACCATGTTGCCCACGTTGCGCGTGACGAAGAGGTCACCCGGGTGGGTGGACACGACGAGGTTGGGCACCACGCGGCTGTCGGAGCACCCGATGAAGAGGCAATCCGGCGACTGCCCATGGGCCAGACGCGCGAAGGTGGAGCGATAGGCGGGAAGTCCGTGACGCTGGAAATCGAGTAGACCTTGAATGAGCTTCTTCATTTCACGCACCTTCCGAGGTGAGAGCAGTGGGGGCAGACGAAACGGGAACAGCGGACTTCGACGAGGCGATGGCGCCCTTGCGCGTCCAGACATCCTCGAGCGGCTCCATCCACACCTTGCCGCCCGTCTTGCGGTGCGTCTGGCACCAGCTCTCCAGCGCCTCGTAGCCGGAGTGGTCCATCGACTCCACCGCGAGATCCAGCTCCACCTGGGCGCCCGCGGGCACCTGGGCGAGCGCGGTGGACAGCTTGGGGACGCCCACG contains:
- a CDS encoding aldo/keto reductase; translation: MSIPMRVRMAPSGPEVSRVAYGLWRLMAVPGGAEVQQVLARIQTCLDHGITTFDHADIYGGYQCEAAFGAALRAHPGLRQKMELVTKCGIMLVNPARPNNRLKHYDYSRRHIVESVESSLRNLATDHLDVLLLHRPSPMLDPDEVAEALQQLVGQGKVRHLGVSNFTPSQFDMLASRLTVSLVTNQVEIHPLRLAAFQDGTLDQCMRARISPMAWSPLAGGRLATGQGEAETRVRAVLAELARRYGADQEQFLLAWLLRHPSRIIPVVGTNRLERITSAAGALSLEMELQDWFAIWSAALGSEVP
- a CDS encoding carbonic anhydrase, with protein sequence MKKLIQGLLDFQRHGLPAYRSTFARLAHGQSPDCLFIGCSDSRVVPNLVVSTHPGDLFVTRNVGNMVAPSDSAGQSLGDRSEAAAVEYALLHLPVVDVVVCGHSGCGAMKAVLAGYNDQRTPNLGSWLALGRPALEALERGGGKLGEGLPPADRLSQLNVLQQLEHLRTYPLVRERVEAGTLRLHGWWFDIGRAQVHVYRPDLERFTPIDEQEGERLLAELRDNDGSGSSLSTSAA